From Pseudoleptotrichia goodfellowii, a single genomic window includes:
- a CDS encoding GNAT family N-acetyltransferase, whose amino-acid sequence MIIFKEFSYDDFHENVKQIYEKEEWSAYLGNDLKLKRAFDNSLYKLGAFDGNRLIGFIRCVGDGEHVVLIQDLIIDNEYRKQGTGSELFRRIYKKYKDVRMLVLITDIADEAANHFYQSLNMKKLEKGGMISYFR is encoded by the coding sequence ATGATTATTTTTAAAGAGTTTTCTTATGATGATTTTCATGAAAATGTGAAGCAGATATATGAAAAAGAGGAATGGAGTGCTTATTTAGGTAATGATTTGAAGCTCAAACGGGCATTTGATAATTCTTTATATAAATTAGGAGCTTTTGACGGAAACCGATTAATTGGATTTATCCGTTGTGTAGGTGACGGCGAACATGTTGTTCTAATACAGGATTTGATTATAGATAATGAGTATCGGAAACAGGGAACAGGTTCGGAACTTTTTAGAAGAATTTATAAAAAATACAAGGATGTAAGAATGCTTGTTCTTATTACAGATATTGCCGATGAAGCTGCCAATCATTTTTATCAGTCACTTAATATGAAAAAACTTGAAAAAGGCGGAATGATTTCTTATTTCAGGTAA
- a CDS encoding VOC family protein, with translation MNKITCICLGVRDMEKAVKFYRDKLGFQTEEKSDYPPVIFFNTPGTKFELYPLDLLVTDISEANDIKIKKGFGGFTLAYNVPNKEDVDLTIELVRKAGGTIVKEPQEVFWGGYHAYFSDLDGYYWEVVWGSNFEFDENGLLVIQKD, from the coding sequence ATGAATAAAATAACGTGTATTTGTTTAGGTGTAAGAGATATGGAAAAAGCTGTAAAATTCTATAGAGATAAATTAGGATTTCAAACAGAAGAAAAATCTGACTATCCTCCTGTAATATTTTTCAATACACCTGGAACAAAGTTTGAGCTTTATCCGCTTGATTTATTGGTAACGGATATTTCGGAAGCGAATGATATTAAAATAAAAAAGGGTTTCGGAGGATTTACATTGGCTTATAATGTTCCGAATAAAGAAGATGTAGATTTAACAATTGAACTTGTGAGAAAAGCCGGAGGAACAATAGTTAAAGAACCTCAAGAAGTATTTTGGGGCGGTTATCATGCATATTTCTCAGATTTGGACGGATACTACTGGGAAGTGGTGTGGGGATCGAATTTTGAATTTGATGAAAATGGTCTTTTAGTAATTCAAAAGGATTAA
- a CDS encoding molybdopterin-binding protein codes for MKAEIICVGTELLVGDIVNTNAQYISEKLTSIGVDLYYQTTVGDNFERLKNCIEAAFNRVDLVITTGGLGPTGDDITKEVIAEYFNEKLEVSEKHYKEIAKRYKDRGYEVSTGGEKEASILINSKLLENENGLAPGFFYEKENKKIIVLPGPPKELTWMVDNEVLPLLSKCSDSVLLMKTLEISGVPEGKIDDRLKEYCEMSNPTVAPYAKDKCVHLRIAMKGSRTDTENIKKEIERIAEEIKEIYPQAVEIDKQKL; via the coding sequence ATGAAAGCAGAAATTATATGTGTAGGAACTGAATTGCTGGTAGGAGATATTGTAAATACCAATGCTCAGTATATTTCGGAAAAATTGACAAGTATAGGAGTGGACTTATATTATCAGACAACTGTAGGAGATAATTTTGAAAGATTGAAGAACTGTATAGAAGCAGCTTTTAACAGAGTAGATCTCGTAATAACTACGGGAGGATTGGGACCTACAGGTGACGATATTACAAAAGAAGTTATTGCGGAATATTTTAATGAAAAATTGGAAGTTTCAGAAAAGCATTATAAAGAAATAGCTAAAAGGTATAAAGACAGAGGTTATGAAGTTTCTACGGGAGGAGAAAAAGAGGCATCGATATTAATAAATTCCAAACTTCTTGAAAATGAAAACGGTCTTGCACCGGGATTTTTCTATGAAAAAGAAAATAAGAAAATAATTGTACTTCCCGGACCTCCGAAAGAATTGACATGGATGGTGGATAATGAAGTTTTACCTCTGTTAAGTAAGTGTTCGGATAGTGTACTGTTAATGAAAACACTGGAAATATCAGGAGTTCCCGAAGGGAAAATAGATGACAGATTGAAAGAATATTGTGAAATGTCCAATCCGACAGTAGCTCCTTATGCTAAAGATAAATGTGTCCATTTAAGAATCGCAATGAAAGGTTCGAGAACTGACACTGAAAATATTAAAAAAGAAATTGAGAGAATAGCAGAGGAAATAAAAGAAATTTATCCTCAAGCTGTTGAAATTGATAAACAGAAGTTATAA